Part of the Odocoileus virginianus isolate 20LAN1187 ecotype Illinois chromosome 9, Ovbor_1.2, whole genome shotgun sequence genome, ACCGCAGGTCTCTTACCGGGCCCAGCAGGGTGACACGCGGCGGGCGGTGCAGAAGATGGTGCTGGTGTGGGTGCTGGCCTTCCTGCTCTATGGACCTGCCATTCTCAGTTGGGAGTACCTGTCTGGTGGCAGCTCCATCCCCGAGGGCCACTGCTATGCCGAGTTCTTCTACAATTGGTACTTCCTCATCACGGCCTCCACCCTCGAGTTCTTCACCCCTTTCCTCAGCGTCACCTTCTTCAACCTCAGCATCTACCTGAACATCCAGAGGCGCACCCGTGTCCGGCTGGATGGAGTGCGCGAGGCGGCCACCACCGAGCTTCCGCCCGAGGCCCAGCCCTCTCCACCGCCTGCCGCACCCAGCTGCTGGGGATGCTGGCAGAAAGGGTGCGGGGAGGCCGTGCCGCTGCACAGGTATGGGGTGGGTGTCAGCGAGGTGACCCCGGGCCCTGAGGCCGGGGAGGTGGCCCTTGGGGGTGGTAGCGGTGGGGGTGCTGCGGCCTCGCCCACCTCCAGCTCCGGCAGCTCCTCAAGGGGCACTGAGAGGCCTCGCTCACTCAAGCGTGGCTCCAAGCCATCCGCATCCTCGGCGTCCCTGGAGAAGCGCATGAAGATGGTATCCCAGAGCATCACCCAGCGCTTCCGGCTCTCACGGGACAAGAAGGTGGCCAAGTCGCTGGCCGTCATCGTGAGCATCTTTGGGCTCTGCTGGGCCCCCTACACACTCCTGATGATCATTCGGGCCGCCTGCCACGGCCACTGCATCCCCGACTACTGGTACGAGACATCCTTCTGGCTGCTGTGGGCCAACTCGGCCGTCAACCCCGTCCTCTACCCGCTGTGCCACTATAGCTTCCGCCGGGCCTTCACCAAGCTGCTCTGCCCTCAGAAGCTCAAGATCCAGCCCCAC contains:
- the HRH3 gene encoding histamine H3 receptor, with the protein product MERSPPDGPLNASGALAGEAAAAAAGGARGFSAAWTAVLAALMALLIVATVLGNALVMLAFVADSSLRTQNNFFLLNLAISDFLVGAFCIPLYVPYVLTGRWPFGRGLCKLWLVVDYLLCTSSVFNIVLISYDRFLSVTRAVSYRAQQGDTRRAVQKMVLVWVLAFLLYGPAILSWEYLSGGSSIPEGHCYAEFFYNWYFLITASTLEFFTPFLSVTFFNLSIYLNIQRRTRVRLDGVREAATTELPPEAQPSPPPAAPSCWGCWQKGCGEAVPLHRYGVGVSEVTPGPEAGEVALGGGSGGGAAASPTSSSGSSSRGTERPRSLKRGSKPSASSASLEKRMKMVSQSITQRFRLSRDKKVAKSLAVIVSIFGLCWAPYTLLMIIRAACHGHCIPDYWYETSFWLLWANSAVNPVLYPLCHYSFRRAFTKLLCPQKLKIQPHSSLEHCWK